The genome window CCGTCTCAATCTCGATCGCGGCGAGCATGGTTTGCGTTCCATGCCTGACGTATTCGTTGCTCCATAGGCGGGGCTTTCCGCTGCGCAGGGGAAGAACCGGCTGGGTCCGGTCGAGCGCCTGTATCCCGGTTTTCTCGTCCATGCACAGCACCAGGGCGTTCTTGGGCGGATTCATGTAAAGTCCGACGACTTCCAAAAGCTTCTCCTCGAACATGGGATCCGGGCTGAAATTGAATGTCCGCAACCGGTGAGGGTGAAGGTCGTGTTCCACGAGTACCCCATGCACGAACGATTTGGAAAGTTTTAGTTTGCTCGCGAGGGAGCGAGTACTCCACCTGCTCAATCCCTTGGGTGGCTTGCCGCATACTGCGGTCACAATCCTTTGCTTTGTTAGTGCTGTATGTATGGGAGGCTTGCCCGGACGGGCTGCGTCTTCAAGGCAGTCGAGTCCAACTTCTATGAAGCGATTTCGGATCTTACAGACGCCGTTCCTGTGCAGATCGAGTTTTGTTCCAATCTCAACATTGCTCACGCCTTCTGCGGCCAGCAATAGCACTCGGCATCTTTTCGCCACACGCTGTTCCAGAGTATTTCGCCGCAACAATGCTTCAAGATGGGAGATCTGATCGGGATTTAACATAAGGGATTCCGCTATTCGAGCCATGGCTCAAGTGGTAGCACATAGCGTTCCAAATGCACACAGATTTAATGGACGATGCACTAGAACCTGCCTGAAATTTTGACAGACGCGCCGACTTCCACATCCTTTCTGAGGTTAGTCCTCGCGACCTATCGTTTGGCGTGACGCAGTGGCAGATCGGGAAGTCCCTTCGCACGCCAATCGGCAATGAATTTGCGGGAGGCGGCGGCTTGTTGGAGGACACTCTCCAGCGGAGCCGGTGGCCTGGCGGCCAGCGCCTTTCTCGCCGCAACAATGCGTGGATGAGGGAACCGCTGGTTCATGGAGTGATGATGGGCATTTCCAGCGGATCGCCAAGATGGGAAATCGCAAAAAGGCTTTGCCTGTGGCGCGTTCCAGATAGCTTGGCGCTCCCCGTCAAGGATAGTATCCCCGACCCGACGCCCTGCTTCTGCGGGGCGTTTCTATTTGGGACGCGCTTCGAAATCAAAACCCCGTGCGACTTGCGGGGTGACTTGCGGGGTGACTTGCGGGGTGACTTGCGGGGTGACTTGCGGGGTGGGGCCGATGGCCGCCCGGAACGTCACGATGAGCGCACCGGCCTGTTCCTCGAAAACCGGTGGCTCGACGCCCCATCGGTCACACTCCTCGATGACGCGGTTCGTGCCCCTCCCCCAGGCCTCGACGGCCCCGGTACGGTGAAAGGTCTCGGCAACGAGGGGGTTGCGAAGGACAGACCGATGGGGTCCGGAAAGCATTTCCGCGGTGATTCCAGATGGAAGTCCACCGTCGCTCCGGATCTCGATCCGATCGTCGAACACGGCGACGGCCACATGTCCGCCGGGTTGGGCATAGTCGCGGTGCATGACCGCGTTGAGAAGCACTTCCCGCAGCGCATCAGGCGGCACAGGAAGCCGGTCTTCGCGCTCGATCCGGCCCTCGACGAAGCGTGCCGAGAGAGGCAAGGTGCGGTCGAGGAAGGCCATCGCCTCGCGGACCATCGCGAACGCGTGCATGTACTCCTGCTTGTTGTCCAAGATCTCCCCGGTGATCTTCGCGCCGCGGAAGCGGCCCAGCTTCAAGCGCCCCTGCGGGTAGTCGGGCAGGAACCGGGTGCCATAGAGCATCTGGGCAGCTTGCGTGATCACGCCGTCCCGGCGGAGGGCGAGCCGATCCAAGATGTCACCGACGTCCGTGCTCGTACCGGCGGAAATGCGGCGGTGGCGGATGGCGGCCTCCCGCGTCCTCAGGATCTCCTCGTGATCCAGATCCTCGAGTCGGACGCCCACGGCTGGCTGATTCTCCCACCGCCTTCGGGCATGGGCACGTTCCAAAAGGAGGGATTCGTACCGCTCCTGCGGCATACGTGAGGTGGTGGTGCCTGTACGCTGGTAGGGTCGCCCATCGTAGATGAATGGTCGCGCATCGGCGATCCGCGGCGCCTGGAGAACGATCACCGATCTGGTCGTGCCAGGGATCGGAAGGATGTGGCTCTCCACGGGAGCCGGTGGTTCGAAGCGGTCCAGCATCCGGGCAATGTCCTGCTGCGTCGTGTCCGCGACATCCTGCCCGACGATCTTTCCATCGGGCGCCACGCCGATCACCACGAGACCTCCGTTGCCATTCAGGAAGGCGCAGAGCGTGCCGCCGGCACGCGGGAGCTGTGCGGTCGACGTCTTAAACTCGACGGCCTCCGACTCGCCGTTCGCAACGACCCTTTGTAGCTCGTTCAGGTCCACCGCGATCTACTCCCAGCCTTCCCCGTGGAACTGCCTTCATCAGAATTCACGGACATGATCATCAATCCGCCACAGGCAAGCTACCCCCGGGATCCCCAGGCACTTCCACGCTTCCAGCGGCGATGAGGGGGAGCGCGTGCGGCGCTGCCCGGGCTCTCCGGGGGGGCCCAGGCGACGCGGCGCGCTCCCGTCCGACCGATCGGACAGCCCTCACCAACTCAGGTTGCTGGCAGATCTCGGTCCGCAGGGGGCGGTGTTCGGGTTCACTGCCTCACCTCCCGGATGTGCTTCCTCCATTCGCCGAGATCCGGCGTAGGCCGCCCGTTTGAACGTCGCTCCGCGCCGATCGCTCCGTTGCGGAGCGCCTGGAGCGCCGTGCGGGGCACGCGCCATTCCCTTCCCTGAAGCCGGTAGGAACCAGGGAGTCGGCCCGACGCGCACCACGTCCGGATCGTGCTCGCCCCACGGTTCATGAGAACGGCCACATCTTCGACGGTGAGATCCACCGCCTCTCCCCCGCACTCCTCCACCAGGCCCCGCACCCACTCCACCGGTACGAGCGCTCCATCCGGAATCGGTTGAAGCGCCTGCCGAAGTCGGGCATGGACGTCCAGCCTTAGCCGCGCATCATGGGTCCCTTGAGCAGCGCTCCCCTGCAGTTCCCTTCCCATCCCCCTCCCCTCCTCCCTCTCCACCTGCCGACTAACTTGTGCATAACATACGCATGCGCTATAATACTAACGCGACACTGCCGCTGGCGCAAGTATGACTTTCTAGCGCAGGAGGGCAATCGTGGTTCGCCAGAGAGGGACAAAGGGATACGCCGACCGCCTGGCGCAGGCGCTCGCAAGAGGCCCCCGGCCGATGAGCGTGCGGGCGCTGACGAAGGCGATGCACGATCAGTACGAGGGACTGCGGGGCACGAGCTATGGCGGGATTCGTCAGTACGCCGAGGACAAGGTCCGCTCCCCCCGCATCGAGCTCCTCCGCGCGATTGCCGATGTGCTCGGAATCCGCTGGGAGTGGCTGGCCTTCAACGAAGGCAAGATGACGGAAAAGGAGCAGCAGATCAGCGACCTGGTGGAGGATGGTGTGGCGCGGGACGCTGATGTGGAAGCGGCTGAGGGGCTCGAGGAAGCGATCGCCGGAGTCCGCGAGGGATTCGGAGAGGGCGCGGAGCGGCTCCTGGACACGGCAGTCCGACGGGCCGTGATCCTGCACTCGTGGCAGTGCCTCACCTCAACAGTTAGCGATGCAAGCGACACCACGAACCGGGCCCTCGCCTGCCGCCTCGGAGAGGTGCTTGCCGCCGCGCCACGAATCTTCGGCGTAGACCTCGATTCCCTGCCCGACGATAGCCTCACGGACTACGCCGTCATGGCGACGTCCGCGGTTCGGCACCTGTATCCAGAATCCTCGGCCCCCTTCGGTCGGCTTGGCGTGCGCAGCACGGAGGACACGGATGCCGAGGCGTAGGGAAAGCCGGATCTACTGGCGGGAGCAGGGCGGAGAGCGCCGAGCCTACGGCGACTTCCGCGATCTCGGTGGCGGGCGCGAGGCTCTCATTCCGGAGGGCTCAGCGCGGGCGACCACGGACGCGGATGTGGCAGCCAAGCTAGTGTCCCGTCCCAGAGATAGCATGACATAGTCTCTGGATCTTGTGGAGGATGGAGTCGGCGGTGGCGGTCCACAAGAACGGTTGGGCGTCGGGGTTGTAGGAGTCGGTGAAGTGACGGATGCGGTCGACGAGCTGGCCGACGGAGGAGAAGGAGCCGCGGCGGATGGCCTTTTGAGTAATGATGTTGAACCAGATCTCGACCTGATTGAGCCAGGACGAGTACGTAGGAGTGAAGTGAAGGTGGTAGCGGGGTCGAGCGGCGAGCCAGTGTCGAACGTTCGCGTGTTTATGGGTGCTGTAGTTGTCGACGATGAGATGCACGTCGAGCTCGGGCGGAACGTTGGCATCGATATGCTTGAGGAACCGCAGGAACTCCTGGTGGCGGTGGCGAGGGGAGCAGCGCGCGAGGACCTGGCCGCTCGCCACATCGAGGGCAGCGAAGAGCGTGGTGGTGCCGTGACGGACGTAGTCGTGGGTGACGCCCTCGACGTAGCCGAGGCCAAGGGGCAAGAGAGGCTGAGTCCGCTCGAGCGCCTGGGTCTGACTCTTCTCGTCGACGCAGAGCACCATGGCGTGGTCGGGGAGATTGAGGTAGAGGCCAACGATGTCATGGACCTTTTCGACGAAGAACGGATCCGTGGAGAGCTTGAAGTGCTTTTGCCGATGGGGCTGGACGTTGAACAGGGACCAGACGCGTTGAACGGTGGACTTGGATAGGCTCGTCGCTTTCGCCATGGAACGGCAGCTCCACTGGGTGCTGCCATCGCGAGGCTTCGTATCCAGAGTCTTTTGGAGAAGCCGCATGACCTCGTCGTCTTCGATCGTTCGCGGCTTCCCAGGCCGGCGCTCTTCGTACAAGCCCATGAGCCCCTGGGTGCGGAAGCGTTCGCGCCATTTGCCCACGGTCTGGCGAGTCATCCCAACCTCGCGCGCGATCGCACCGTTGGTCAGGCCGTCGGCACTGAGAAGCACCGTCCTCGCGCGACGCACGAGACCGGCCGGCAAACTCCGTGATCGTACCAACGATTCCAGTTCCTCGCGCGCTCCGTTGCTGAGCTCGAGAGGCTTCATCGGGCGTCCTCGGGTCATCGCTCTCCTCCCGGTTTGGGGTACCGGAAGTCAATGTATGACCCCTTCTATCTATTGTACAGTTACTTCTGGGACATCACACTAGTGGGCGACCGCGTAGAGCAGCTGGTAGCCCAGCGACGGAACCGCGCGATTCTCGGAGTGGCGCGGGACGCCCCGCTTGCCCGCTTCGTCCAGGAGCACCTCATCGCGAAGGCCAAGGCGAACCGGATCACGGTCGTCGAACTGGGCAAGATCGAGCTGCGGCTCCAGCGGGCCGTGGAGTTCTTCGGCTCCGAACGGGAGGTGGGCAGCATCGGCGTGGCGGACGTGGAGCGATGGGTGGATCACCTTTCCAAGCTTCCGGGGCGCCGGGGCCGGGGACTCACCGCTTCCAGCCTTCGCCAGCACCTGAGCGCGCTTTCCAACCTTTACCGCCGCGCCCAGGCGGAAGGCGTCGTGCCACCGGGGTTCAACCCTCCGACGGCCATGATGGACAAGCCCAGACCCGTTCGGGAAGAGGCCCGGTGGCTGGAAGTCCACGACTGCGCTCTCGTCCTCGAGGCCGCGCGCGTACACCGCACGGAGCGGGACGACGAGATTCGTGATCTCGACCCACTGGTCGCGACCTTCCTTCTCACCGGCCGGAAAAGTGAGATTCTCGGCCTGGAAGTCGAGGACGTGAGCTTCGACCGGCGCACGGTCACTTTTCGCCCGAACGAGTGGCGCCGGCTCAAAACCGCTACGTCCCACCGGAGTGTGCCCCTCTGGCCTCAGCTCCACGAGATCCTCAAGGCGTACCTCTCGGGCGGCGCCAGCTCCAACGGGAAGGCTCCGGTGGCAAAGGTTCGCCGCACCTCCGGGCTCCTCTTCCCCAGCGTTCGCACCGGGAAGATGATCCACGACATGCGGAAGGCCCTGAACGGAGTCGCGGAACGCGCGGGCTGGGAAGCCGGACAGCTCACGACGAAGATGTTCCGGCACTCATACTGCGCGGCCCGGCTCCAGAGCCTGGATCAGGGCGCCCCCGTGAGCCCCTTCACGGTGGCCCGCGAGCTCGGGCACGGAGGCATGGCGATGGTGAACCGGGTGTACGGGCACCTGGGCCAGGTACGGCACCGGGCGGAGGTGGTGGAGTTCCGCGCGGACCAGCACAAGAAGTGCCTCGGAAAGCGGCTCACCGCCGTTCGCGCGTGGAAGCCGGCACAGTGCCAGGCGACCACGCCAGGGGGCGAGCGGTGCCGCGTCCGCGGGAAGCTGAGCGAGCACGGCCTCTGCCTCTGGCATGACCCGGCGAGGAGGGAGGCGGCACGGAGGGCGCGGCCGAATGCGCGGGGGTAGGCCGGGATCCCAACAATCTTCCAGAGGGCAGGATGTCAGTCTTATCCGCCGCGCGCACCTGGCCTAGCAAAGGGAATCACATTCGGATCCGGTGGCTGGTTGGGAAGCTCTGATGCCATCGGCTCGATCAATGACGCCACATCAAACTTGCTCAACCCGCTGCTCCGCAGGATCTCGTCAATCCTGAGCCCCTGCTGTGCAAGCGACTTACTGGCCTGTGCCACCAGTGATGGCTGTTCCTTCTCACCCTCGGCAGGTTCGTCCCACCGCCATCCTCTTCGGTTGAGCTGCACGTATGCGCGCCGATAGGTGGCCTCGCCAAAAATCTCAAGCTGGTGGGCCCTCGTGACTAGGGCAGCGAGCGACACGTTCCAGCGTTCCTTTAGTTCGATGAACCGTCCCCAGGAAAGAGTTCGGGGACATTCCACCTCGAACTGCGCTCGTGGTAGTAGGAACGCCCCAGCGAATCGATCCGCCTGTGCTTCCAGGATTTTGTCACCGGGGATCGCATCAGAGTGCAACAGCAGGTGCCCTAGTTCATGAGCGGCGTCAAAGCGGCGCCTCGAAGCCGACTTGCTGCTAACAAGAAAGATGACGGGTCGCTGTGACGACCATCCCGAAAAGGCGTCCAGCTGCTGGTCTTGGCTCGCGAGTTCAAGAACCACCGCGCCGAGGTTCTCAAGCAACCAGATCATATTTGCTATCGGTCCGGGGCCAAGGCTCCACTCCTGACGCAGGTCCTCGGCCAAATTCTCGACTGCGGCCGTGGCCCCGTGTACCGGAATACTGACATGTCGGATACGGACCGACGGAAAGGTCAAGTAGTCCGCGAGTCGCTCGATGATTTCGAGGCGGAGCTGGCCGTTGGCGACAACCTTGCGCTTCTCTCTAACGCCGGCCGATCGCTGCTGGCGAAAGTGACATCGCTCGATCGTCAAGCGCGTGGGGAGAGTAAATGAGAAGAACTCCGGTCGTACACCGAGAACATCAGCGAGACGCCGGACGGTCTCGTCGGAGGGAGCTGCGTCTCCGTTTTCGAATTGCGTAATTGCAGCGGGAGTCACGCCGACGCGATCGGCGAGATCTTTCCTGGACCACTCCCGAGCTTCGCGGATCACCGTCAGGCGCTCGGGAACAAACAGATGCTCCAATGTTTGGCTCTCCTCGCGGGGTCACGTGGGCGCTCGGGAAAACGGCAATTCACACCGGCTGCCTAGGTTTCTTTCTGTTCGATTGCGGGTAGGGCGCGAGGCGGCAGAAGCACGGGGCCGACCGGAACGGGCTGCGGCAAATCACCAATGTCCTGACCAGGAGCCCAAAGCCTCTCGGTATACCCCCACTCGACGATCCGACCCTGGTCCTCTGCAGTCGGCTCCATCAAATAGACGCCCGTGCATCCTTCGTCGGGGTTTCCGGTATGGGCCAACACCAATGCAGCCGGTAGACCGGTTGGCTCGCTTTGATCAAACAGTTCCACTTGAAGCCGCAAGTTCATCTGGGTAAGGAGTCCTGCTCCAATGTTATTGAGCGGGAACGACTCCTCCCACTTGCTTTCCGCTTCCGGCAACCGGTATGACGCCAGGATGGTGCCGTTCGAATTGAGCCAGAAGACGCGCCGTGCCTCGTGCCGTGTGAGACCATGGCTGGATCCTTCGGCCCGGAGGTAATCGCGTATCCGCTTGAAAATGAACCTCCATACCTGATTTCCGAACGTGTGCCGATCATGGCCGTCCTCAGGTACATGATACTGTGTCTTCACCAAACGGTATGACTGGCGCACCGCTCCAACCAACGCACCTCGCACAGCCCGAGGAATTCGAATAGCTAATTCCTGCTCGATCTGAGTCTGAGTGTACACGTTTTGGCCCAGTCAAAGGGAGACAAACCACTGATTGGAGCCAAGATACGCGCACGGTGCGCAGTTTGCAACAGTAAATTAAGTGCTCCGCGAGTCGAGCCCTCATAGCCGCAGTAAGGAAACGGCGCACCGCGCCGCCCGGGCTCTCCGGGTGACCCGGAGCGCGGCGCGATCTGACACTGTCCAAGAGGGCTCCGATTCACGCCCGGACAGGGGGTCGTTTGTCACTGTTATCGTCACTGGTCGTTTTTCGCTCCGAAAACTCGAAGCTCTCCGACGCCGTAAGACGCTGGAGAGCTTCGAGTTACCCAGTGGGCCCGGCAGGACTTGAACCTGCGACCCTTCGATTATGAGTCGAGTGCTCTGACCAACTGAGCTACGGGCCCG of Gemmatimonadota bacterium contains these proteins:
- a CDS encoding IS630 family transposase, whose translation is MLNPDQISHLEALLRRNTLEQRVAKRCRVLLLAAEGVSNVEIGTKLDLHRNGVCKIRNRFIEVGLDCLEDAARPGKPPIHTALTKQRIVTAVCGKPPKGLSRWSTRSLASKLKLSKSFVHGVLVEHDLHPHRLRTFNFSPDPMFEEKLLEVVGLYMNPPKNALVLCMDEKTGIQALDRTQPVLPLRSGKPRLWSNEYVRHGTQTMLAAIEIETGKATTWVNKTRKAADFVTFMNQVIREYPGQRLCVVMDNLNTHKGKMAQEWLDKHPKVTFHYTPTHASWVNLAECFFSILTRQGLQQSVHRSNRELVGFLKDYVNRYNKTCGPFVWTKGPEKLKKIIELTKKYQNQMHTN
- a CDS encoding ATP-binding protein, producing the protein MDLNELQRVVANGESEAVEFKTSTAQLPRAGGTLCAFLNGNGGLVVIGVAPDGKIVGQDVADTTQQDIARMLDRFEPPAPVESHILPIPGTTRSVIVLQAPRIADARPFIYDGRPYQRTGTTTSRMPQERYESLLLERAHARRRWENQPAVGVRLEDLDHEEILRTREAAIRHRRISAGTSTDVGDILDRLALRRDGVITQAAQMLYGTRFLPDYPQGRLKLGRFRGAKITGEILDNKQEYMHAFAMVREAMAFLDRTLPLSARFVEGRIEREDRLPVPPDALREVLLNAVMHRDYAQPGGHVAVAVFDDRIEIRSDGGLPSGITAEMLSGPHRSVLRNPLVAETFHRTGAVEAWGRGTNRVIEECDRWGVEPPVFEEQAGALIVTFRAAIGPTPQVTPQVTPQVTPQVTPQVARGFDFEARPK
- a CDS encoding helix-turn-helix domain-containing protein — its product is MGRELQGSAAQGTHDARLRLDVHARLRQALQPIPDGALVPVEWVRGLVEECGGEAVDLTVEDVAVLMNRGASTIRTWCASGRLPGSYRLQGREWRVPRTALQALRNGAIGAERRSNGRPTPDLGEWRKHIREVRQ
- a CDS encoding IS630 family transposase, encoding MTRGRPMKPLELSNGAREELESLVRSRSLPAGLVRRARTVLLSADGLTNGAIAREVGMTRQTVGKWRERFRTQGLMGLYEERRPGKPRTIEDDEVMRLLQKTLDTKPRDGSTQWSCRSMAKATSLSKSTVQRVWSLFNVQPHRQKHFKLSTDPFFVEKVHDIVGLYLNLPDHAMVLCVDEKSQTQALERTQPLLPLGLGYVEGVTHDYVRHGTTTLFAALDVASGQVLARCSPRHRHQEFLRFLKHIDANVPPELDVHLIVDNYSTHKHANVRHWLAARPRYHLHFTPTYSSWLNQVEIWFNIITQKAIRRGSFSSVGQLVDRIRHFTDSYNPDAQPFLWTATADSILHKIQRLCHAISGTGH
- a CDS encoding site-specific integrase; the encoded protein is MYDPFYLLYSYFWDITLVGDRVEQLVAQRRNRAILGVARDAPLARFVQEHLIAKAKANRITVVELGKIELRLQRAVEFFGSEREVGSIGVADVERWVDHLSKLPGRRGRGLTASSLRQHLSALSNLYRRAQAEGVVPPGFNPPTAMMDKPRPVREEARWLEVHDCALVLEAARVHRTERDDEIRDLDPLVATFLLTGRKSEILGLEVEDVSFDRRTVTFRPNEWRRLKTATSHRSVPLWPQLHEILKAYLSGGASSNGKAPVAKVRRTSGLLFPSVRTGKMIHDMRKALNGVAERAGWEAGQLTTKMFRHSYCAARLQSLDQGAPVSPFTVARELGHGGMAMVNRVYGHLGQVRHRAEVVEFRADQHKKCLGKRLTAVRAWKPAQCQATTPGGERCRVRGKLSEHGLCLWHDPARREAARRARPNARG
- a CDS encoding ImmA/IrrE family metallo-endopeptidase: MEHLFVPERLTVIREAREWSRKDLADRVGVTPAAITQFENGDAAPSDETVRRLADVLGVRPEFFSFTLPTRLTIERCHFRQQRSAGVREKRKVVANGQLRLEIIERLADYLTFPSVRIRHVSIPVHGATAAVENLAEDLRQEWSLGPGPIANMIWLLENLGAVVLELASQDQQLDAFSGWSSQRPVIFLVSSKSASRRRFDAAHELGHLLLHSDAIPGDKILEAQADRFAGAFLLPRAQFEVECPRTLSWGRFIELKERWNVSLAALVTRAHQLEIFGEATYRRAYVQLNRRGWRWDEPAEGEKEQPSLVAQASKSLAQQGLRIDEILRSSGLSKFDVASLIEPMASELPNQPPDPNVIPFARPGARGG